A section of the Candidatus Tanganyikabacteria bacterium genome encodes:
- a CDS encoding AAA+ family ATPase, with protein MAITNQERVGKAMDLLKDGLAPFVERELKAQDAQGWLGIVRQSVAETQVKLFKDDAVPKWDAASLLAVVWNQWNTVFRKTLGQSERTLVSELRDVRNRWAHQTPFSSDDADRALDSMARLLTAVSAPQADDVNKMKLELRRLTFDEQVRSEKRKAGGSLIEAAATGTLKPWREIVTPHADVATGRYQQAEFAADLWQVHLGEG; from the coding sequence ATGGCCATCACCAATCAGGAACGCGTCGGCAAGGCGATGGACCTCCTCAAGGACGGTCTGGCTCCTTTCGTGGAACGTGAGCTGAAGGCACAGGATGCCCAAGGTTGGCTCGGCATCGTCCGCCAGTCCGTGGCGGAGACACAAGTGAAGCTCTTCAAGGACGACGCTGTGCCGAAGTGGGACGCGGCGTCGTTGCTCGCCGTCGTGTGGAACCAATGGAACACCGTCTTCCGCAAGACGCTTGGCCAGAGTGAACGCACACTGGTGTCCGAGCTGCGCGACGTACGCAATAGGTGGGCACATCAGACGCCATTCTCGAGCGACGACGCCGATCGCGCGCTCGATTCGATGGCGCGCCTGCTCACGGCGGTCTCGGCCCCGCAGGCGGATGACGTCAACAAGATGAAGCTCGAGCTGCGCCGGCTCACCTTCGACGAGCAGGTGCGCAGCGAGAAGCGCAAGGCCGGCGGCTCGCTGATCGAGGCCGCCGCGACCGGCACGCTCAAGCCCTGGCGCGAGATCGTGACGCCGCACGCCGACGTGGCGACTGGGCGCTACCAGCAGGCCGAGTTCGCGGCGGACCTCTGGCAGGTCCACCTGGGCGAAGGCT